From the Planctomycetia bacterium genome, one window contains:
- a CDS encoding zinc-dependent peptidase, with the protein MAKESIRLGTPSSPGGRGDSSLLYDGTRVRHYALTDEKEFFAEMTEAYFGSNDFFPFNRAELQEAEPEIYQLLVDMWATPSKD; encoded by the coding sequence ATGGCGAAGGAATCGATCCGCTTGGGAACTCCGTCTTCGCCGGGCGGCCGCGGCGACTCGTCGCTCCTTTACGATGGCACGCGGGTAAGGCATTACGCCCTGACCGACGAGAAAGAATTCTTCGCGGAGATGACCGAAGCCTACTTCGGAAGTAACGACTTCTTTCCATTCAATCGAGCCGAATTGCAGGAGGCTGAGCCGGAGATCTACCAATTGCTTGTGGACATGTGGGCAACGCCGTCGAAAGACTGA